The Helicoverpa armigera isolate CAAS_96S chromosome 15, ASM3070526v1, whole genome shotgun sequence genomic interval TTCTATGTAGATTTTTGGcggttttttgaattttttatatGTCGTGGTGTTTAAGGCTTGTTAtgtttatgttagtttttttctataaaaaatattaaattgtttgttagGTTAACTTACCTTTTTCTCTATCCGATCTTCAATTGCTCTTAGGTATATTTCTTCGAAGTAAAAGATTAGGCAGCCAGtgagtttgaaataataaaaaatacggcTAAATATACTAGCATTATTATAATTGctttcattttactttaatactGTTAATTTACTACATATATGTTTAGTGACTATCAGATGAATTTAGGCAACAGATGTATTTACAAATGAAAGCAATTACGAACTCTGATTTGCTAGGAACACAGGTGTAGGTATATCCAGATTGGCTTCAAACCTTGTCTATCTTCCATGACCTTCAACGTACTATTTCTCGCTAAGTGGTATTGTCCAAATGCTATATTTGTGTACATGAGTTAGTTTTGCAGAGCGTAAAATATCAAGTTAGGGAGCTAAGATATACCTGTGTAAATATGCATATACTTTGCACACATGTGTTTGTAAATAAGTGGTATTGGCAAACGTTTTTAGGAAGACTTAAAAAAACAGTTGACAGTCGAcgccattttgtttaaaatatgaacGTTTAAAtgacaattttcaaaaaaagaatgttTCTTCTattattcttaattcaaaaattGCTCTCGCGCAGTTCCATACCTACTTCTCGAACCTTCTAAACGTTTGCCAGGCCACGTTCACGGCGCTCAAAGTAAACACGACTTTATGTCGTACACATAAGGTGTATTGTCCAGTGCAGCGGGTACAAGGGTGTGTGTTCACAGGACGAGACGGATGGTTCTACTGAGAGCACGCGGAGTAGCAGTGCCAGCAGCACACAGAGTCAGAATCTGCCTAACAGTGATGGTGAATATACCAagacaaatatattttgttcccTTATGTGCTACTATCTACAACCGTTACTTTTTATCGTTTTCGAATAATAGGTATCATGAGTAAAGCTCGTATAGCATGTTAGAATAACAAAATAagctaaaaaaaatgttttagtaaatGCCAGAATAATTTTCCCATTTCTTGTAAGAAGACTACCAGCAAGTGAATTACTCGTAGAATACGATCATATCGTCCAAAGAATATTTTCGGGTAAACTGTGATATCGATATTTTCAGCACAAGCAcgacgaaataaataaaatatattagatttttttaatgacgaTTTGTTAcccatacatatttatgaagctCTGGTGTACTATAGGACTTCCGCCGGGTTGGAGTATGCAGCGAGCGCCAAACGGAAGGATATTCTTCATCGACCACAACCAGAAGACCACCACGTGGATAGACCCCAGAACCGGTATGTTATATCATTCTTACAGCATCTACATTATTCTACATTATTGGAGTTGCTTTATTATCTTAACAAGTCTTGTGTTAGAGAATTTCCAAATGTACTTGACGGTGTGATTAAGGTCCGGGCTTGACCGTCTCATCCGGACTATGGACAAGTCGGGAGTCGGGAGTTTACGGGACTAgctaatgtttattttagcCCGAGTCGCGAAAATGCCTATTTGAATTGCCCAAATATtccaatgtttttgtttgttggttattttatatacctcaaagaactttatttctttttcccCAGGCTGTGCATCAAGCTTGCCCACCCCCAGCGTGGCAGCGAGCGCGGCGGACGCGGACGAGCTGGGCGCGCTGCCCGAGGGCTGGGAGGAGCGCGTGCACACCGACGGCAGGATCTTCTTCATCGACCACAGTATGTACTGCACAGCCACCCACACCTAGCGACGAGCTGGACCAGGGACCTTTTCAATCAATCGGCGGAAGACTCAGGCCCGCTTTCTACCGAGACGCGACGCGCGACTCTTGAGCCAAGACGGACGAGCTGGGCCTTCTCGTCGCAAAGGCCCAAGTCGTCCGAGTTCTTCTAGATTTTATGATGTTTGAAAAAAAGCAATATCTTTTTGTCAAATTAGCGATTGGATTTAAAtctaaagatatttatttatagtccatcttttcaatattgttttaaaaactgtcgtcaaaaaaaacaacttaattgACTGGTCACTACACCATTAACGTGGTCGAACATGGGATCGATATTAAATCACACTCCacatcaacttttttttttgtttgtttttgaaatacGCTTTCTTTGTCGGAGTATAACCGGTGGCCCATGAATTTGgctataattattaattaaatacccAGTGGTTACAGTATAACCCATATTGCAGACACCCGCACGACGCAGTGGGAGGACCCGCGGCTGTCGAACCCGCAGATCGCGGGCCCGGCCGTGCCCTACTCGCGCGACTACAAGCGCAAGTACGAGTACCTCAAGAGTCAGCTGCGTAAGCCGGTATGTTGTTTGTAATAACACTTCTGAATTCATCATCATTACTCTTTGTTATGTCCAAAGTTGTGTTCAAatcaaactgactgtcagccacCGAATGTGAATAGGCTCACTCACTCAATGTCAGCGTCTACGCATAGCGTAGTAACGTATCGTAGGttagatgtgaacgaaaaagtcaatatgtatggaaatacaataaactgcgtaataTTCACTTTCAACTAAAATCTTTcgcagtaaaacaaaaattactttgaggtTTGCCGCGATCGGTGCGGGTACGCCTTATATCGAATGTTAGCCTGGGtatagcattaaaaaaaaaatgaatttccCACTACCCGTCGACGCAAGGTGAATCCTTAACTAATAGCAAAAGGAAAAATCTTTATCGgaggaaaatattttctgtCAATGCCtacaagtaattatttttttttactttgctGTAATGAATATTTTACTTGTGTGTTCTAGAGTAACGTGCCAAACAAGTTCGAGATCAAAGTGCGGCGGAACTCGATCCTCGAGGACTCGTACCGCATCATCAGTTCCGTCAGTCGACTCGACTTGCTCAAGACCAAGCTGTGGGTCGAGTTCGAGTCAGAAGTTGGCCTCGGTGAGTGATCATcattattacttatatttctcCACCATCCGAAAGGTACAcaaatgtgcaaaaagtatttaataaatatgatgatgatgttgatgatgattatgacgttgttgatgatgatgacgatgatgatgacgatgacgatggtgacaatgatgatgatgatgacgatgatgacaacgactatgatgatgatcatgatgatgatgatgatgacgattttAATTGCATACAAAACTTCATTAACTTAATATTTCTTCCAGATTACGGTGGTCTAGCCCGTGAATGGTTCTTCCTACTCTCAAAAGAGATGTTCAACCCTTACTACGGTTTGTTCGAATACTCCGCTATGGACAACTATACCCTGCAGATTAACCCTAACAGCGGTGTTTGTAATGAGGAACATCTGAGCTACTTCAAGTTTATAGGCAGGGTAGCTGGTATGGCCGTGTACCATGGGAAACTTTTAGATGgtaagtgaaataattattagttttatgaACTATTATTgtatgtgttttattaatttttatgttagataAATGGAAGCAAATACACagtattctttgaatattttcaaaattataatggACCTAGTATTGACCCCTGTGGCACACCATAAAAAGTATAGTATGAAGTGTGAAAAGTAAACTAATACGCTACGCTAATATGATTAGTTGTTTTGCTGGAAGCCAAAACGGTAttagaacagttttttttaaccaTGTGCCTCATTTGCAAGAATATTATCTGCTTCACAGTATCGAATGCTTTATCAAAATCATCTTACCAGTTTTCTCTTATcccaatgtttatttaaaagtatattttcttctattttcaGCATTTTTCATCCGTCCATTTTACAAGATGATGCTGGGCAAGCAGATAGAGCTGCTTGACATGGAATCCGTAGACTTAGAATATTACAACTCACTTATGTGGATCAAGGTCAGTTATATCTATATGTCTTTTTTGTTTGCGAAATGACACTGCTTCTGGTAACTTAGAACCAGTAAATACTGATTTCGAAAAGTAACTCTCGAGAATTTAGCGAATAGTTATATTCGCTAAATTCTCATCAGTTTTTTTACTGTCCCAGAACAGTGCCTACCCAAAAGAAATGAGCGTTAATGACTACATTTGTTCAAGacggataaataaaattaaatatgtaattttcagGAAAACGACCCGTCAGAGCTGTACCTAACGTTCTCAGTGGACGAGGAGCAATTCGGCAAGACCATACAGCGGGAACTGAAGCCGGGCGGCGCTAACATCTCCGTCGATAACGATAACAAGGACGAGTATATCAAGTAAGTTTACGAATTACATTTTTTAGGACTTCTAAGTGTTGTTGTTACGAATATAAAGGagagatataatttatttgcaaatggATGGACTATCTGCAAACAAATTGAATTGATGATTATTACGGTGTGATTTGTTGAAGTTTGATATTACTGgaaatgcttttaaaatacagtagtattttttttttatttacaattacatgaaaatatttggccatacaatttaatttttttttattaattaaaaaaaaaaacatctaacctaacctaataaTATCTTTATGGGTCAGACAAGGtatattctttatatttttttactaagttaCAACACGATGGTACTGTGACATACGTATATTTCAAGCCAGTAATAGAGTGTTTATGATATGGGggcgtttttttttacaaaaaaattctATGAGTTATTAtgtactataaataatttctcaTGTCCTCAGACTAGTGATCGAGTGGCGCTTCGTGTCGCGCGTGGCGGAGCAGATGTTCGCGTTCCTGGAGGGGCTGGGCGCGCTGGTGCCGCTGGCGCTGCTCAAGATCTTCGACGAGCACGAGCTGGAGCTGCTGCTGTGCGGCATACAGCACATCGACGTGCGCGACTGGAGGAACAACACGCTCTACAAGGGGGACTATCATGCTAACCATTTGGTTGTGCAGTGGTTTTGGAGGGTATGTATATCTTTTatcgtttattcaaatcaaatcaattttgtttattaacacaggtaggtatatattttataaccttATGTTAGTTACTCCATAATTCTTGGCtaacatttgaacatctttgacagtctaACGAAGGGATATCAGGTTGCCCGAATAACTAGGTTGAGGAAATCAGATAAGCTTCTGCTCTCTCTATTAAACTAGAAGTCATTCCCAAAAAGTTATGAAAACTTTAAGCAAATTACAgtaatataatatctttatatttACTGTATTACCAAGTATGAACTACATTTAATACTTGAATCAATAAGAGCTAAAGAATTTGTATTCTTGAATTCACAGAAATAGtcattttattatcttaattcTTTAGTTTATTGATGTTTTCATGTGTATTATTACCCCATAGGTGGTGCTATCATTTTCGAACGAGATGCGTTCCCGTCTGCTACAGTTCGTGACGGGCACATCCCGCGTGCCCATGAACGGGTTCAAGGAGCTGTACGGCAGCAACGGACCGCAGCTCTTCACTATAGAGAAGTGGGGATCGCCTGACAACTATCCTAGGGCACATACTTGGTGAGTGAATGATTGATTATAAACTAACATTTTAGCTGCAGTATCTTTGAGTAAATGTGCTATGTAACgctgaaaaaaatgtttaaatgccTTGGTAAATGGGCTCCACAACACCAAAAGAATTGTTAAAAAACCAGTAATTACTGAGATTGGCGCAAAATTggaatttgtaatttttgtacagGCTAATATCAATGTTCTTCATCTAGTAACTAAATCGCTAGATACATCGGTTATAGAAATACACGGAATGAAAAGTTGCTGTGTTCGGTAATGCGTTATGacgacataataatatataaaatagtgtacaaTTTCCATGTGCTgggtatatttatatatttttaaaaattacctcTTTTTCCTCAGTTTCAACCGCATAGACCTACCTCCATATGAAAGCTACCAACAACTTCGAGAGAAGCTGATCAAGGCCATTGAAGGGTCGCAGGGCTTCGCCGGCGTCGACTGAAGACTCCGCCCTTCACAACCTctatatatcttaaaactgcGGAACTTTCTAGATCACTACAGAGTGCCTACTGTGAGTTTTGAAAGTTAAAATTCTCGATGCgtaaattatcatcatctgcctagccttttcccaactatgg includes:
- the Nedd4 gene encoding E3 ubiquitin-protein ligase NEDD4 isoform X6; this encodes MIHPPSVAAMSMQNVRPFDYPGGGESRQRSRSSSWSLRRMQNNLSRFEPRYSLQYQTDENSFLLRLRIVGAYSLAKKDIFGASDPYVRVELQKVDGDVTIETFLTKTKKKTLNPTWNQEFVFRVKPQEHKLLIQVFDENRLTRDDFLGMVEVPLSTVPTETAAAARPNVVKYPLRPRRSVARSRVRGYIEVYHALVGRVGEPGTEGGEPADDWELVEPSPQQGVVQPVVSSSVPSFTGGDWQLVDTAPIPIAIGGEALPPGWEERQDANGRTYYVNHIERSTQWERPTFMRNMSTESQAERMETAATEFQRRFHISADHDQPASPAASHNHQDETDGSTESTRSSSASSTQSQNLPNSDGLPPGWSMQRAPNGRIFFIDHNQKTTTWIDPRTGCASSLPTPSVAASAADADELGALPEGWEERVHTDGRIFFIDHNTRTTQWEDPRLSNPQIAGPAVPYSRDYKRKYEYLKSQLRKPSNVPNKFEIKVRRNSILEDSYRIISSVSRLDLLKTKLWVEFESEVGLDYGGLAREWFFLLSKEMFNPYYGLFEYSAMDNYTLQINPNSGVCNEEHLSYFKFIGRVAGMAVYHGKLLDAFFIRPFYKMMLGKQIELLDMESVDLEYYNSLMWIKENDPSELYLTFSVDEEQFGKTIQRELKPGGANISVDNDNKDEYIKLVIEWRFVSRVAEQMFAFLEGLGALVPLALLKIFDEHELELLLCGIQHIDVRDWRNNTLYKGDYHANHLVVQWFWRVVLSFSNEMRSRLLQFVTGTSRVPMNGFKELYGSNGPQLFTIEKWGSPDNYPRAHTCFNRIDLPPYESYQQLREKLIKAIEGSQGFAGVD